One part of the Mesorhizobium sp. M4B.F.Ca.ET.058.02.1.1 genome encodes these proteins:
- a CDS encoding GlxA family transcriptional regulator, whose protein sequence is MKSSATPGTSAIAGRPFELVVLVLPGFSHLALHAYIEPFRIANTISRLPLFRWRIAGLNAGPVEGANALSIAVDATIDELGCGSDDRKPDQLAIMAGEPVERQLTPQLNGFLRTIARRGVSISAVGTATWVLAQTGLLAGTRCTIHWSRLAAFAEVFNQPRIRDSLFVKDGQYSTCAGELAAFDLAVDLIGSHAGDYIAQEVCRHATVEGQRSGSNRQTGPSGLAFAGVSDKLLMAMRIMEENVEFPLSMDEVAHRAGVSRRQLERLFAAHIEVPPVRHYLRIRTDHAKRLIEGTRMSIIDIAIACGFMSASHFAKCFRAFNGISPQQCRAMVPAWVGPGLG, encoded by the coding sequence ATGAAGTCATCCGCCACGCCGGGAACTTCGGCGATAGCCGGCAGGCCCTTCGAGCTGGTGGTTTTGGTGTTGCCCGGCTTCTCGCATCTGGCGCTTCACGCCTATATCGAACCGTTCCGCATCGCCAATACGATATCGCGCCTGCCACTGTTCCGCTGGCGGATCGCGGGCCTGAACGCTGGGCCCGTGGAGGGTGCCAACGCCCTTTCAATTGCAGTTGATGCAACAATCGATGAGCTGGGTTGCGGATCGGACGATCGCAAGCCGGATCAGCTCGCGATAATGGCGGGCGAACCGGTCGAACGGCAACTGACGCCACAACTCAACGGATTTCTGCGCACGATTGCGCGCCGCGGCGTTTCGATATCGGCGGTTGGAACGGCGACATGGGTGCTGGCGCAGACCGGTCTGCTTGCGGGAACGCGCTGCACGATCCACTGGTCCCGGCTCGCCGCATTTGCCGAAGTTTTCAACCAGCCGCGAATACGAGATTCCCTGTTCGTCAAGGATGGGCAATATTCGACTTGCGCTGGCGAGCTGGCGGCATTTGACCTCGCAGTCGACCTGATCGGGAGCCACGCAGGCGACTACATTGCTCAAGAGGTCTGCCGGCACGCGACCGTCGAAGGTCAGCGTTCGGGGTCAAACCGCCAGACCGGGCCTTCAGGTCTTGCCTTTGCCGGCGTGAGTGACAAGCTTCTGATGGCAATGCGGATCATGGAGGAGAATGTCGAATTTCCGCTCTCCATGGATGAGGTTGCGCATCGGGCCGGAGTGTCGCGGCGTCAACTGGAACGCTTGTTTGCTGCTCATATCGAGGTGCCGCCGGTGCGGCACTATCTGCGGATACGCACGGACCATGCCAAGCGCCTGATCGAAGGCACGCGCATGTCCATCATCGACATAGCCATCGCCTGCGGGTTCATGTCAGCCTCGCATTTTGCAAAGTGCTTCAGGGCCTTCAACGGGATATCGCCGCAACAGTGTCGAGCAATGGTGCCGGCCTGGGTAGGCCCCGGACTTGGATAG